The genomic window CATGCGAGGTCCAAAGGAACTGGTCAATCGGCGTCACGCCGGTGATCCGGTAGCCGCCTTCGACGAGGATCGCCAGATCCCGCGCCAGCGTCAGGGGGTTGCAGCTCACGGCGACGATCTTCTTCACGCCTGAGCGGGCAAGCTCCTTGCACTGGAACTCCGCGCCGGCGCGCGGCGGGTCGAAGACGACGGCATCAAAAGGCTTGAGCTCCTGCGTCATCAGGGGACGGCGGAAGAGGTCGCGCTTTTCGACGCTGACGGGTTTCAGCCCCTGTGTGTTGCGTGCGGCGTGGTCGAGTGCCGCGAGCGCCTTTGCCTCGGCCTCGACGGCATGCACCCGGCCGATCCGCGCCAGCCGCAGTGAAAACGTGCCGGCGCCTGCGAAAAGATCGGCGATCCGCTTCGCTTTGCCGACATGGGCAAGCACGAGCTCTGCCATTGCCTCTTCCGCCGGCTTCGTCGCCTGGGCGAAGCTGCCGGGCGGTGGCGATACTGGAACGCCGCCGAAATCGATGAGCGGCTTCGACGGCTCGACGAGGATTTCGCCATTGAGCGTTACACGGGCGATACCACGCAGACCGAGCACGGTCTCGACTGCCTTACGCCGTTGCGGGTCAGAGAGCTTTTTCACGTCGTCAACCGCGACATCGAGGCCGGAAAGCGTTTCAAGCACGGCGACTCGGAAGGGCTCGGCGCTGGTCGCAAGCGAAGCGGCGATCGCCTTGATCGCCGGCAGCCGGGCGATGATCCCCGCCGAGGAGATCGGACATTCCTCGATCGCAACGATATGATGGCTTTCGGCCTGGTTGAACCCGATCAGCATATCCTTTTCGGTCCTGCGCGCGGCAAAGACCACACGCCGGCGTTCGCCCGGCCGGGCCGGAACGATCTCGCCGACATCAGGTGTCAGCCCCTTGGATTTCAGCGCATCGATGACGAGTTGACGCTTGAAGGCGCGATAGGGGATGTCCGCCAGATGCTGCAATGTGCAGCCGCCGCAGGTGCCGTTGACACCGTCCGGGCCGAAATGCCGGCAGGCCGGCTCCTGCCGGTCGGGCGAGGGTGTCGTGATCGACATGATCGTGCCCTGGCTTTTGACGCGGGCGATCGCCACGGTTTCCCCGGGCAGGGAGAAAGGCACGTAAACCGGTCCACCGGCGCTGCTGGTGATGCCGTCGCCCTGGGCGCCGAGCTTCTCGATCGTGACGGTTTCTGTGCTCACGGCTTCAATCCTGCCAGGAGGAATTCCTGATTGCCGTCGCCGCCGGAAATCGGGGAGGGGATGAGGCCAAGGCTTTTCCAGCCCATGTCCTCGGTGAACCAGCGCTCCAATACCGAAGCGACGGCGGGAGCGGAGGAGGGATCTTTCAGCAGCCCGCCCTTGCCGATCGCCTCACGCCCCGCCTCGAACTGCGGCTTGACCAGCAGAACGGCAATCGCCCCTGGCCCGGCGATGTCGAGAGCCGGCGCAAGCGCAAGCTTCAGCGAGATGAAGGAAACGTCGGAAACGATGAAGGTGACGGAATGGCCGATATCCTCTGCCGCCAGGTTGCGGGCGTTAAGGCCTTCCTTGTTCGTTACACGCGGATCGGCTGATATGCGCGGATGCATTTGCCCGTGGCCGACATCGATGGCGGTGACATGCGCGGCACCCCGTTGCAGCAGCACCTCGGTGAAGCCGCCTGTGGAAGCACCGATATCGAGACAGCGGTGGCCGACGGGATCGAGCCGGAAATGATCGAGTGCGGCGGCAAGCTTCAGCGCCGCGCGCGAGACATAGTCCTGGGCCGGATCGTCGATCTCGATATGAGCGTCCTCGCCGAAGAGCTCACCCGCCTTCGTCACCACCTGGCCACCGATCCGGACGGTGCCGCGCTGTATGGCGTCGCGGGCCCGCGAGCGGCTGGCGAAGAGGCCGCGGGAGACGAGAAGCTGGTCAAGGCGTTGGCTGGTTTGATCGGACATCGGCTGTGAATGACCGGCAAAGCCGCCGGTTGCAAGTATTTTGTTCCCGAAAACCGTCATTGACCCTCAAAAGCTTTCGGCGATAATCCCTGCCGCGGCGATCGCGGGGCATGCCGCAGCACGGGGGTGTTTCATGACGAAGCTCTTCAC from Rhizobium sp. Pop5 includes these protein-coding regions:
- a CDS encoding class I SAM-dependent RNA methyltransferase, with protein sequence MSTETVTIEKLGAQGDGITSSAGGPVYVPFSLPGETVAIARVKSQGTIMSITTPSPDRQEPACRHFGPDGVNGTCGGCTLQHLADIPYRAFKRQLVIDALKSKGLTPDVGEIVPARPGERRRVVFAARRTEKDMLIGFNQAESHHIVAIEECPISSAGIIARLPAIKAIAASLATSAEPFRVAVLETLSGLDVAVDDVKKLSDPQRRKAVETVLGLRGIARVTLNGEILVEPSKPLIDFGGVPVSPPPGSFAQATKPAEEAMAELVLAHVGKAKRIADLFAGAGTFSLRLARIGRVHAVEAEAKALAALDHAARNTQGLKPVSVEKRDLFRRPLMTQELKPFDAVVFDPPRAGAEFQCKELARSGVKKIVAVSCNPLTLARDLAILVEGGYRITGVTPIDQFLWTSHVEVVATLEK
- a CDS encoding TlyA family RNA methyltransferase, which produces MSDQTSQRLDQLLVSRGLFASRSRARDAIQRGTVRIGGQVVTKAGELFGEDAHIEIDDPAQDYVSRAALKLAAALDHFRLDPVGHRCLDIGASTGGFTEVLLQRGAAHVTAIDVGHGQMHPRISADPRVTNKEGLNARNLAAEDIGHSVTFIVSDVSFISLKLALAPALDIAGPGAIAVLLVKPQFEAGREAIGKGGLLKDPSSAPAVASVLERWFTEDMGWKSLGLIPSPISGGDGNQEFLLAGLKP